In one window of Helianthus annuus cultivar XRQ/B chromosome 17, HanXRQr2.0-SUNRISE, whole genome shotgun sequence DNA:
- the LOC110923716 gene encoding putative F-box protein At1g32020 has protein sequence MDSRCGKMRMNVEGDRLSNLPDELIHKILSFRPIRDAIGTSVLSSRWRFIWTSMPYLNLSSEDFYTLPKFSKFVTHVLSRRNNLTEVYSLKLTFRGKASQVFVKRILNYAFSHNVQQLNMVWMDVNSNMTFPLSLFSSKSLNSLTMQIVKRNHLMETCLTSISELPTLTTLDLHSVTLCDDEDDKCSGIFSKCANLKNLTLRDFATESDGLSIFHPRFANLTLENDNFVKVVNVIAPQLENLTIRYCRAEHVISSPHLASFLY, from the coding sequence ATGGATTCTAGGTGTGGTAAAATGAGAATGAATGTAGAAGGTGATAGACTAAGCAACTTGCCAGATGAGCTTATCCATAAAATTCTCTCTTTTCGCCCCATTAGAGATGCTATTGGTACCAGTGTTTTGTCATCTAGATGGAGGTTTATTTGGACTTCAATGCCCTATCTCAATTTGTCAAGTGAGGATTTCTATACATTGCCAAAGTTTTCCAAATTTGTTACCCATGTTTTGTCTCGCCGTAACAATTTAACAGAAGTGTATTCATTGAAGCTCACTTTTCGTGGAAAGGCGAGCCAGGTGTTTGTCAAGAGAATTCTTAATTATGCATTCTCTCACAATGTCCAACAACTAAATATGGTATGGATGGATGTGAATAGTAATATGACGTTTCCTCTGTCTCTCTTTAGTTCTAAGTCTCTCAATAGTTTGACAATGCAAATTGTCAAACGAAATCATTTAATGGAAACATGTTTGACGTCAATTTCGGAGCTCCCAACATTAACAACATTGGATCTTCATTCTGTCACTTTGTGTGATGACGAAGATGACAAATGCAGTGGTATTTTCTCAAAATGTGCAAACTTGAAGAATCTCACATTAAGGGATTTTGCAACGGAATCGGATGGTTTGAGTATCTTTCATCCTCGTTTCGCTAATCTCACACTTGAAAATGACAACTTTGTGAAGGTGGTTAATGTGATTGCACCTCAACTTGAGAATCTCACTATCAGATATTGTCGTGCGGAGCATGTGATTTCTTCACCTCACCTTGCCTCATTTCTCTATTAA